A single region of the Pseudomonas granadensis genome encodes:
- a CDS encoding universal stress protein, whose amino-acid sequence MPYHHILVAVDLTEECDPVIHRARELSVNNGAKLSLVHIVEPMAMAFGGDVPMDLSQLQQQQFDQAKERLERLKLKYTELEGANCHLTYGQPRQEIHHFAKEQTCDLIVVGSHGRHGLALLLGSTANDVLHGAPCDVLAVHLTKR is encoded by the coding sequence ATGCCCTACCACCACATCCTGGTCGCCGTAGACCTGACCGAAGAGTGCGACCCTGTCATCCACCGTGCCCGCGAGCTTTCGGTCAACAACGGCGCCAAACTGTCGCTGGTACACATCGTCGAACCGATGGCCATGGCGTTCGGCGGCGACGTGCCGATGGATCTGTCACAACTGCAACAACAGCAGTTCGATCAAGCCAAGGAGCGCCTGGAGCGTTTGAAGCTCAAATACACCGAACTCGAGGGCGCCAACTGTCATTTGACCTACGGCCAGCCGCGCCAGGAAATCCACCACTTCGCCAAGGAGCAAACCTGCGATCTGATCGTAGTGGGCAGCCATGGCCGCCACGGTCTGGCGCTGTTGCTTGGCTCGACGGCCAACGACGTACTGCACGGCGCGCCGTGCGATGTGCTGGCGGTGCACCTGACGAAGCGCTGA